In a genomic window of Xylophilus rhododendri:
- a CDS encoding LysR substrate-binding domain-containing protein produces MSGKPLSITSVCSRLRFRHLQFLDILGRSRNLRVTAEQMHMTQPAATKILLDLEEIFDARLFDRLPREMRPNELGLFVLRYAAAALQGQNKFVEEFNALQQGGHGQLAIGAISGSAAGLLTRTIGEMQRLRPLLVLKVFEQSSDQLIHWLSDRKIDLMIGRFTDESQRARFQYERLSGETLQVVGGPQHPLRGVENLEMEKLAHWPWLLYPESTALRKVSDGIFRSIGMTPTSGVMETQSFLFALESLRITDMLSLQPTALVDKYVAKGLLSRISVDVPKVMPDYGMLTRLGEVTPPPVLAFMAVLRDVAAEASEPQPE; encoded by the coding sequence ATGTCGGGCAAACCCTTATCGATCACCTCGGTGTGCAGCCGGCTGCGTTTTCGGCACCTGCAGTTCCTGGACATCCTGGGCCGCAGCCGCAACCTGCGGGTGACGGCCGAGCAGATGCACATGACCCAGCCGGCGGCCACCAAGATCCTGCTGGACCTGGAGGAGATCTTCGACGCCCGGCTCTTCGACCGCCTGCCGCGCGAGATGCGGCCGAACGAACTCGGCCTCTTCGTGCTGCGTTATGCCGCCGCCGCGCTGCAGGGGCAGAACAAGTTCGTGGAGGAGTTCAACGCCCTGCAGCAGGGCGGGCACGGGCAGCTGGCCATAGGCGCCATCTCGGGCTCGGCCGCCGGCCTGCTCACCCGCACGATAGGCGAGATGCAGCGGTTGCGGCCCTTGCTGGTGCTGAAGGTCTTCGAGCAGAGCAGCGACCAGCTGATCCACTGGCTGAGCGACCGCAAGATCGACCTGATGATCGGCCGCTTCACCGACGAATCGCAGCGCGCGCGTTTCCAGTACGAACGGCTCTCGGGAGAAACCCTGCAGGTGGTCGGCGGGCCGCAGCATCCGCTGCGCGGCGTGGAAAACCTGGAGATGGAAAAGCTGGCGCACTGGCCCTGGCTGCTCTACCCGGAATCGACCGCGCTGAGGAAGGTGTCCGACGGCATCTTCCGCAGCATCGGCATGACACCGACATCGGGCGTGATGGAAACCCAGTCCTTCCTCTTCGCGCTGGAGTCGCTGCGCATCACCGACATGCTCTCGCTGCAGCCCACCGCCCTGGTGGACAAGTACGTGGCCAAGGGCCTGCTCTCGCGCATCTCGGTCGATGTGCCGAAAGTGATGCCCGACTACGGCATGCTGACCCGCCTGGGCGAGGTCACGCCGCCGCCGGTGCTGGCCTTCATGGCGGTGCTGCGGGACGTCGCCGCCGAGGCGTCGGAGCCGCAACCGGAGTGA
- a CDS encoding LysR family transcriptional regulator, producing the protein MIPSLSSISARLRFRQLSLLVALEECGSVNRAAERLNMTQPGLTKALREVESTFGSELFVRTKQGVYPNELGQCLIRHARLMDADLGHLREQMNGVLRGSGGRVAVGAITGALHSVLIDALAELRRLQPALSIEIRESTSLELLNAIDDGRLDLAIGRTTVTSKVEQFDYEPLMDESVSVAVGPRHALAKARRVTLAQLAKYQWIIYPGNMPLRKLLEREFREAGLDLPPYPIETSSSLVTMLMLKEDPRLVALVSSATMDFCEEHQIASRLPLEIRSRHEPFGIVTRRGARLSPAAEMLVQCLRSAAGKAQPAAQEITPVAAPTPRRRRPAAPP; encoded by the coding sequence GTGATACCCAGCCTCTCTTCCATCAGCGCACGCCTGCGTTTCCGCCAGCTCTCCTTATTGGTGGCGCTGGAGGAATGCGGCAGCGTCAACCGCGCGGCGGAACGCCTGAACATGACCCAGCCCGGGCTGACCAAGGCCTTGCGCGAGGTGGAATCCACCTTCGGCTCCGAACTCTTCGTGCGCACCAAACAAGGGGTTTATCCCAATGAGCTGGGCCAGTGCCTGATCCGCCATGCCCGGCTGATGGATGCCGACCTGGGCCATCTGCGCGAGCAGATGAACGGCGTGCTGCGCGGCAGCGGCGGCCGGGTGGCCGTGGGCGCCATCACCGGCGCGCTGCATTCGGTGCTGATCGATGCGCTGGCCGAGCTGCGCCGGCTGCAGCCGGCGCTCTCCATCGAGATCCGGGAAAGCACCAGCCTGGAACTGCTCAACGCCATCGACGACGGCCGGCTGGACCTGGCCATCGGCCGCACCACCGTCACCAGCAAGGTGGAGCAGTTCGACTACGAGCCGCTGATGGACGAATCGGTGTCCGTGGCCGTCGGCCCGCGCCATGCGCTGGCCAAGGCCAGACGGGTGACGCTGGCGCAGCTGGCCAAATACCAGTGGATCATCTACCCCGGCAACATGCCGCTGCGCAAGCTGCTGGAGCGCGAGTTCCGCGAGGCCGGGCTCGACCTGCCGCCCTACCCCATCGAGACCTCGTCTTCGCTGGTCACCATGCTGATGCTGAAGGAAGACCCGCGCCTGGTGGCCCTCGTCTCCTCGGCCACCATGGACTTCTGCGAGGAGCACCAGATCGCCAGCCGCCTGCCGCTGGAGATCCGTTCGCGCCACGAGCCCTTCGGCATCGTCACCCGGCGCGGCGCACGCCTGTCGCCGGCCGCCGAGATGCTGGTGCAGTGCCTGCGCAGCGCCGCCGGCAAGGCCCAGCCGGCGGCCCAGGAGATCACTCCGGTTGCGGCTCCGACGCCTCGGCGGCGACGTCCCGCAGCACCGCCATGA
- a CDS encoding SDR family oxidoreductase, with the protein MVHYDYEGRTAVVTGGAQGIGFAIGKRLLAGGAKLCIWDADPEAIEVAKAAFASDAVSAVQVDVTDYAQVEDAAALTEAVSGPVAMLVHSAGIAGANKPVADYEISEWRRVLGVNLDGAFHVNRALVPGMVKRNYGRVVNIASIAGKEGNPNASAYSASKAGVIALTKSLGKETAASNVAVNAITPAAARTKIFEQMSQQHIDYMLSKIPRGRFVEVDEVAAMVAWLVSEENSFTTGAVFDLSGGRATY; encoded by the coding sequence ATGGTCCACTACGACTACGAAGGCCGCACCGCGGTCGTGACCGGTGGCGCGCAGGGCATCGGCTTTGCCATCGGCAAGCGCCTGCTCGCGGGCGGCGCCAAGCTCTGCATCTGGGATGCCGACCCGGAGGCGATCGAGGTGGCCAAGGCCGCTTTCGCCAGCGATGCGGTGAGCGCGGTGCAGGTCGACGTGACCGACTACGCCCAGGTGGAGGACGCCGCCGCGCTCACCGAGGCCGTCTCCGGCCCGGTGGCGATGCTGGTGCACAGCGCGGGCATCGCCGGCGCCAACAAACCGGTGGCCGACTACGAGATATCGGAGTGGCGCCGGGTGCTGGGCGTGAACCTGGACGGCGCCTTCCATGTCAACCGCGCCCTGGTGCCCGGCATGGTGAAACGCAACTACGGCCGGGTGGTGAACATCGCTTCCATCGCCGGCAAGGAAGGCAATCCCAATGCCAGCGCCTACAGCGCATCGAAGGCCGGCGTGATCGCGCTGACCAAGAGCCTGGGCAAGGAGACGGCGGCGAGCAACGTGGCGGTCAACGCCATCACGCCTGCGGCGGCGCGCACCAAGATCTTCGAGCAGATGTCGCAGCAGCACATCGACTACATGCTCTCGAAGATTCCGCGCGGACGCTTCGTGGAGGTGGACGAGGTGGCGGCCATGGTGGCCTGGCTGGTGTCCGAGGAGAACTCCTTCACCACCGGCGCGGTGTTCGACCTTTCGGGTGGGCGCGCGACCTACTGA
- a CDS encoding tripartite tricarboxylate transporter substrate binding protein, whose translation MKTNRRQAIAAACALAWGGGSTFAVQASDYPNKPIELIVPVAAGGGTDLVGRAFAESAKKYLPQQPMIVNNKPGASGAIGTAELINARPDGYKIGIVICEITIIPNMGITKYTAADVRPIARLNADPSAISVRADAPWQTVEEFIADARKRKDPVAIANAGMGSIWHMAAAAFSEKLGLPVNHVPFLGAAPAVVALLGGHVDAITVSPGEVAQHVAAGKLRTLAVMADQRVGGMFEKVPTLKERGIDLSVGVWRGLAVPKATPADIVATLSDVAAKAADDAVFRDALQKANLGWAYADAAGFQKTIDHDRAFYAELVPKLDLKK comes from the coding sequence ATGAAGACCAACCGGCGCCAAGCCATCGCGGCAGCCTGTGCGCTGGCCTGGGGCGGAGGCTCTACCTTCGCCGTCCAGGCCAGCGACTATCCCAACAAGCCGATCGAACTCATCGTGCCGGTGGCGGCCGGCGGCGGCACCGATCTCGTCGGCCGCGCTTTCGCCGAATCGGCCAAGAAGTACCTGCCGCAGCAGCCGATGATCGTGAACAACAAGCCGGGCGCCAGCGGCGCCATCGGCACGGCGGAGCTGATCAATGCCAGGCCGGACGGCTACAAGATCGGCATCGTCATCTGCGAGATCACCATCATCCCCAACATGGGGATCACCAAGTACACGGCGGCCGACGTGCGGCCGATCGCCCGCCTGAACGCCGACCCCTCGGCCATCTCGGTGCGGGCTGACGCGCCCTGGCAGACGGTGGAGGAATTCATCGCCGATGCCAGGAAACGCAAGGACCCGGTGGCCATCGCCAATGCCGGCATGGGCTCGATCTGGCACATGGCGGCGGCGGCCTTCTCCGAGAAGCTCGGCCTGCCGGTGAACCATGTGCCCTTCCTGGGCGCCGCGCCCGCCGTGGTGGCCCTGCTGGGCGGCCATGTGGATGCCATCACCGTCAGCCCCGGCGAGGTGGCCCAGCATGTGGCGGCGGGCAAGCTGCGCACGCTGGCGGTGATGGCCGACCAGCGGGTCGGCGGCATGTTCGAGAAGGTGCCCACACTCAAGGAGCGCGGCATCGACCTGTCGGTGGGCGTGTGGCGCGGCCTGGCCGTGCCCAAGGCCACCCCGGCCGACATCGTGGCGACGCTGAGCGACGTGGCGGCGAAGGCGGCGGACGACGCCGTCTTCCGCGACGCGCTGCAGAAAGCCAACCTCGGCTGGGCCTACGCGGATGCCGCCGGTTTCCAGAAGACCATCGACCACGACCGCGCCTTCTATGCGGAACTGGTGCCCAAGCTGGACCTGAAGAAATGA